GCTGATGTCGTGGATCGTGAAGGCAACAGCCTCCCGGCCAATGCCGGCGGATTTGCCGTCATCAAGAAACCCTGGCCCTCCATGATGCGCACCATCTACAAAGATCCGGAGCGCTACAAGACTTACTGGAATACCATCCCGAACTGCTACACCGCCGGCGACGTCTGCCATAAAGACGCCGACGGCTACATGTGGTTCATGGGCCGCGCCGACGACGTGATCAAGGTTGCGGGCAACCGGCTGGGCACCGCCGAAGTCGAGAGCGCATTGGTAAGTCATCACGCCGTCGCCGAGGCCGCCGTCATCGGCAAACCCCACAAGACTGTGGGCGAGTCCATCAAGGCCTTCATCATTCTGAAACAAGGCGAAATCGAAAGTCCTGCCTTGATTCAATCGATCAAAGATCAAGTGATGAAAGAGCTGGGGAAAATCGGGGTGCCGTCTGAAATCGATATTGTGCAGTCACTCCCGAAAACCCGTTCGGGGAAAATTATGCGGCGCGTTCTGAAGGCCAAGGAACTCGGACAGGATCCAGGAGATATCTCGACGATCGAGGAGTAGCATCAGCAAAGACAGTCCTTGGATGCCTCAATCGCCTCAGGATGCTCAAAATGGCCGTCCAGCAAGGCCGCAGCGAGCGAAGAGGCGAGGCGTAATAGCCGGTACGTTGAGCCTTCGTGAAGCGAGAACGCCGCTGGCGGACTTTTTCAGCATCCTGCTAAACGACAAGCCGTTCCGATCCGCCGCCACAAGCGCGGCTGCAGTCCACCCCGCACACCGATGGCTCACCCCCGGTGAGCTCTCATACACGAGGAGACGTCATGCGAAATCGAAGCCTACTGGGAAGAGTGTTTCTCTGTGCTGTGCTTGGCCTGGGGATGGCCCTCAGTGCACCAAGCTATTCGGCGGAACCTGAAAAGCCGACCGCCAAATCCAAGCCTTCAGCCGCCACCAAGGCGACAGCGAAAAAAGTGACCGCCACCAGCACGAAGTATCAGAGCGCCGAAACCGCCGGAAAGGCCACGGCCTGCTTCGGCATAGCTCCCAGCATCGAGAAAGTGAGTCCGGATGAGGGCAAGGCCGGCGACAAAGTGACGATTACGGGAACGAACTTCGGAAACAGCGACTGCTTGCGCAGTATTTCGTTCGGACCAGGCCACGCCGCCACATTCAAAATCGAGAGCGACAGCAAGATTTCCGCAACCGTCCCCAGCGGCGGACGCAAAGGCCTGGCGATGCTCACCGTCACGACCGCATCGGGCGAAGTCTCAAAAACGTTTCTGGTGAAATAACCGCTTGAAGTTAGATCCCCGTTCTTAACCACGCACAAGGTTGAGAACGGGGCGCGAGGTTTCGCTAGTCCGCGTCTTCCTGACAAACTTTACATTCGATCTCGATGAGTGGTTCGACGGGCACATCCAGCCAGCACACATCCAGATTACTTAGAATTTCCCCATTCGTCCTTCCAACGCTCGTCATAACCGGCAACAAAAAAGCGGGGTGACGGAAGCGCACGGTTTTTAGTTGTCCGGGTTGAAGACGTTGTTAGGCCTCATGAAAGATCTGCCAAGAGCTCCGGCAATATCTTCTTCTGGGCTTTCTCCGCATTCATCAAGACCATAGCACTCAGCGCCTTTATCGCTTCGCCGCGGGAACCGAACATGATTGCATGAAACTTAACGATTGGTTCGATTTCGTAGGCCCCCTTTCCAGCCACTGCATCTTCGACCACTTTGTTGATTCTTTCGATATCTGTGCAGGCAGATTCCTCCAATTTCGTGTATTTGGGATCCCCCATGCCAACACCTTCATTCTCTTCTGTTGACATCCTCACGACGATTGCTCGAATGATAGTGTTCCAGACCATGTTGTGCACTCGCATCTCAGTTTTGCGCGCTGCATATCGCATTGATGCGTAGACAGAAGCGCAACAATTCCAGTTGAGAGACCTCCCGTTTCCCTCAAGAGGGGCGAACAGATTTGTTTTCTCTGCGTAGTTCTTGTGCGCTTCAATCGCAATATCCAGTTCGCTTATGTGGATGCCGTACTCGTACTTGTCGGGTTTGTTGTGCTGCGGCTGAACTGGGGTATTTTTCGGAGACGGCGAGGTTGCTACTGGTGCCTCTGTCGGTCGGTTAATCTGCCTTATGACCTTCTTATTCAAGAATGCACCGAACCCTTGCCATGATCCAAACCCAATAAACAACAGGACGGCGGAAATTAGAAAGGAAATAGCCCAGCCGCGACTGTCATCAAGTCCATATTCGCCAATACCGTATAGCTGGATTATGGCGACTATCAGGCCGACGCCAATAAGTACGGCTCGTTGATATTTGTTCATCGTGTACGAGCCCCCTGAGGCCTAACAGTGCTTAGACGGATCCGCATAAGAGCGGAATCTGCTAATTTCTGCCTGTATAACACGCCGCTGACCGACGAAATTGTTCTCTGACCTCAATTCTTTCGAGCTTCGGTGGCATCATTATCAGGGGCCTAACACCCTGTCTCTCAACCGCGAGCTGTACCCTTTGTCACTCCGAATCAGCTCCAGCCTGCAGTTCCGACCATCGGCTGTAGTAGCCCGTTAGATGCAAACTGAGACACCATCGTGGTCCAGCGTCGCCATCATTACCTTAGCGGTTGGTGCAAGTTTATGAAGAACAGCTTCTAGGTCCTCAGTAGCTCGAGCGCCGAGTAGAATTCTCCGAATACGACCCACGACGGGAAAGTACGGTTTGCTACTGAATACGCGGTGCTCACACTCATACTGCCAATGCTGAGTCTTGCAAGATAAGACCTCTTCAGGTCTGGCACCACCTAGAATAGTCGTGCCCCACTCTCGCAGGTTCTCAACATATGAGACCTTCCGCACGTTTTCCTCGATTCCGGAAAAATCTATCTCCACCGCCACGCCTCTGTGGCTACCCGCGTAGAGCGACCACATCCTGATATCCGAAGAGGTATCGGACAAACTACAGATGCGTTTGTTTCCCGTCCAAGCAGCTAAGTCTTCAACGCTACTTAGCCTCTTCTCACCTGGTGAATTAAAGTCGAGCCACAACGGCCTCGGCACGGTCGAATAGAACTGTCCCTCGAACGGATCATTAAGCTCACCGTATTCGGCGCAGTACAGACGCTCATGCATTATGATATCGAGCAAGTATTCCAATGGTGACGGAGGTTTGTATTTATATAGAAGCACGGCACCCCTATTCTGAGCCCAACAATGTTTAGGCCGATCCGTATAGGAGCCGGATCTGCAAACTTCTGTCCGTATACCGCGCCACTATGGCCCCTTCAAACTTCAGATCAATCCCCGCTTCTGGAGATAGTCTTTATCGATCACGGGGGTTTGCTTCGGTGCCACCTGCCCTCGCTCTTGGAGCAGGCGTTCGACATATTTGCCGATGAGGTCGGATTCGAGATTGACGGGATCATTCACCTGCTTGAGGCCCAACGTCGCCACTTTTGGACATGTGCCCTCAGGCAACATACTGCTGGATATGCCGCTCGATTTCTGGCCCAATCGTACGCTTGGCCACTCGCAGGTCAAACTCCCCCTGGAGTCCGATCCAGAGATCCGACGACGTTCCCAAATACCGGCTGAGCCGAAGCGCGGTATCGGCTGTGATGGCGCGCTTTCCATTGACGATCGCGCTAATCCTACCTGGCGACACATGGATCTCGCGGGCAAGCCGATTGATACTGATGTCCATTGGCTTCATGAACTCTTCGAACAAAATTTCACCTGGATGTATCGGCTCCAGCAACCGTTTGCGCGCCATAGTGCACCTCAATGGTAGTCCACAATCTCGACATCACGGGCATCGCCCTGAGCCCACACAAAACAAATCCGCCACTGATCGTTAATTCGAATGCTGTACTGCCCCTTTCGGTTTCCACGCAAGGCTTCCAAGCGATTTCCTGGGGGAACGCGCAGATCATCCAGTGATTTCGCCCGATGGAGCAGCAACAGCTTTCGTCTGGCTATCCGCTCAAATGCGTGAAAGCTCGGCACATCTTCATCGGCAAACAACGACTCGGTCGCCTTTGACCGGAATGAGCGTATCATCGGCGTCAGTCTATTCCGCTACGCGGCATAGGTCAAGCAGACGCACTCGCGTTGATCCCGTGTGCCTGGCAAAACCTCGACTTCCCCTCGCCCCTCCTTACGAAGGAGGGGAAAGTAACGAGGTATTATCAGGGGCCGCCGAAGAACGTAAGCACAGAACGTACGCAGGACCGCTGAGGGCGTCAAATCAACCCACGTTTTTGCAGATAGTCTTTATCGATGACAGGGGTCGGTTTTGGCGCCACCTGCCCCCGCTCTTGGAGAAGGCGTTCGACGTATTTGCCGATGAGGTCGGATTCGAGATTGACGGGATCGTTGACCTGTTTGAGGCCCAACGTTGTGACTTTGGCGGTATGCGGAATGATGGCGATGGAGAATCCGTGGTTGCTGACCTCATTAATTGTGAGGCTGATGCCATCGACCGTGATCGAACCCTTCACGACACAGTAGCGCAGAATGTCTGGCGGCGCTTCGATGGTGAAGATCACGGCATTCCCGTCTTGCTGCCGGCTGCGAATCGTTCCGACACCATCGACATGCCCGGCGACCAGATGCCCGCCGATGCGCTCGCTCAGCTTCATGGCCCGTTCGAGATTCACGGGCGTTCCTGCCGTAAGCAGACCCAGCGTCGTCACCGAGAGTGTCTCAGGAGACACTTCCACCGTAAAACTGCTGTCGCTTTTGGAAATCGCTGTGAGACAGATCCCGTTCACACTCACACTGTCGCCGATCTTGAGATCGCTCATGACGGTCGACGCCAGCAGCGTCATCCTCGTCCCGGCCAGTGTCTTCTCCAGCGAAATCACTGCGCCCATTTCTTCGACAATGCCGGTGAACATCCGTCTCTCCTCACGATAATGTCCAACAATCGCGCTCGCGGCGCCATTATAGCACCAGCTTAGCGGTTCCTCATCGTCAGCCAGAAGACTCCGGCGGCGGCGACTTGCAGGCTCGCGATGATCGTGAAGGCCCCAGCGTAGCTCATATTGGCAATCAGAATACCTGCCAGCAACGGTCCGCTCGCGTGGCCGATGTCGCCGATGGTGCCCTGCATGCCCATTCCAGCCCCCAACGTCTTGAACTCCGAACTATCCGCCACGAAGGCGGAGGAGGAAGACGACACGACGGCTTCGCCGAATCCGAATCCGGCCGAGAGCAACAGCAACCCAGCAAAGATTGAGACATGCGGCATACAGACGAACGTGGCCGCGCAGATCAGCAGGCCGATGATGATCAAGGGCTGCCGCCCCACCCGGTCGGATACGCGTCCCATGATCGGCTTGGAGAAGAATGATGTGCCGGCCTGCACACTGAACAAGAGCCCGACCTCGCCAGGATTCAACCCCACCGTGAGCCCATAGAGCGGAAGGAACGCCATGAGCGCGCCGTTGGCGATCATCTTGGCGCCGTCGGTCGCGCTGGTGATGAGCACCTTGCGGTTCCGCGCCACAATCACGAATCCCTTCCACATCTCCGCCAGCAGCGGCCGCATCCCCTTCTGCTGCACGCGCGGCGTCGCCACATCCAAATGCATACTGTAAAACAGCACGATCGCGATACAGCCGCAGACCCCGGCAGTCACGAACGCGAAATCGAAGCCTGCGACATGGGCAAGATACCCGCCGATAAACGGCCCGAGCAGCGCCCCCGACTGTGTGCAAGCCGTGTAGGTCCCCAGCGCCGCCCCCCGGCGTTCACGGTATAGTTCCGCCACTGTCGCCAGTGCACTCGGGGCAAAGATGGCCGTCGCCAACCCATGCACGAACCGCAGGATCGTCAGGCTATTCAGGTCCGTGATGAAGAGATAGAGAAACGGCGGCAAGCCGAACGCCACAACCCCGATGCGCAACAAAAACTTCCGGCCGTAGATATCCGACAAAGCGCCGGATGGCAGCTTGAGCAGCACCCCGGTCAAGGTCGACACTGACACGATCAGCCCGATCCGTTCGGGGCCTGCCCCGAGATGCTCGGCGAACAAGGCCAACACGGGCATGCGCACCATGTTGTAGCTGATAAAGCAAAAAATCCCGACGGTGCAGATGAGGAGAAAGCTGCGCGATGATGTCATCGAGAGGCCGGTCCTTTTTCATGGATGTTGCCGATCCTGGGCATACCAGCCAGCGCCTGTTTCAAGAAAGCTACGTCCTCAGGCGCTAACGGTGGCGGATCGGTCGCCTCAAAGAGGACACGATCAGGATGCCGCCGCATTTCCATCCCTAACCGATTCACTGCGTCCACCCCCTTCATCAGTTTGCGAGAGACCGTGCGCCCGACCAGCGGACGCAGCAGCGACACGAGTCCGGCCAAGACTCGATTATCCAGCCTGGTATAGGACACCAGCGTCGTTTCGACGGCCTCCTGACCGGCAGTATCCTTCACCTCCGCCATGCTGAGCATCACGACAGCCTTGCCGGTCAAGTGCGGCAGCAGTGTACTGTGGTGCGACCCTTCCAGATAATACAGGCGATGACGCGGATCCTGATAGACCAGTTCGACCAATCCTACCGTCCCTTCACCGTCGTCCCCCCAATAGCGGCCGGACCCCCGCGCCTCGGCTTTATACAGCCCTAACTCCAGGCGATTCACGAGCGCCGCAGCGATGGGCGGCCGATCCAACAAATACACATAGACCGACTCCGGCAGCGGCGTCAGCACCGGCCCGACTTTGTTGGCGGTTGTAAAGTCATCGATGATCAGCTGGAGACGGCAGACCCAGGCAGGATCGAGTCGCTCGACAGGGAACGCGACGCCCGCATGCTGAGAAGCAAGCCAGCAGGGCTCTGCGAACACAGGCTGAGGCAGGATGCCGACAAGGACGCACAACAAGACGATCACACGGACGTCGATCCGGATAGCAACGACCCTGCTCATGGCGCGGGCTTCGACACCTGAATGGGCAGCTGCACCGTAAAGAGTTGCCGCGGATCTTTGCGCGCCCGCGCCTGGCGCAGGAGCGTCTCGACCGACGGCGTGACCATTCCTTCGAATGAGACCTGCTTGTTCGTCACGACGGTGACCGGCTTGGAGACATCCACCAATTGATCGTTCAGAAACAACGTGTAGCGTTGCACGAGCCCGGCCTCGACTTCGATACGATTGGACGCGGTCACTGAGGCATCCAGCCTGGCGTAGCGCTTCTTCCTGGTCAACTCATCGCGCTTTGACACCAGATCGTCCGCAAAGGCGGCGATCGGATCGGTCGCGTCGATTCGCACCCAGCCGAACGGTTGAAAATGACTGGCCTCACGGACCACCGTCAGCGCGGTCGGCAACGGGTTCCGGTGTTGTGCGTTCATCCAGGTCACCAGGTCCGGCAACTCTTCGCGCGGAAAGAAATGCCCGCCGGCCATCGGATGCTCGCGTTCATGTTCACGATAGATGTGGGGATAGCCGATCGCCGCGAGCTCGCGCGAAATCGTCCGGCTCAACTCCACCGGCATCACCTGATCTTTCGCGCCATGAATGATGTAGACCGGCGTGCTCCGCAAGTTGGCAAGAAACGGCATGAGGACGCCGTCGAGGCCGCTGGCCATCGGAGCCAGACCGGCAAACCGTTGCGCATGATGCATCCCGATCAACCAGGTGCCGATCCCGCCGTTCGACATGCCCGTGAGAAACACCCGGTCCGGATCGACGTGATACTGCGCCTGCACCCGTTCGATGACGGCCAGCACGAGGTCCTCCGCTTGCCTGGTAAACCAGGCGCCGGACGGATAGGTCGGACAAACGAGAATATAGTCATCGCCTAAGCGATTCTGCCATCGTTCAAGATAGGCCTCACCGGAAAACCCCGCCCCGTGCAGACAGACGACCAGTCCATATCCCTTGCTGGGCTGATAGGTGAGCGGAACCGAGAGCGCATAGTGATACGTACGCTCGCGCACCGCAATCCGTTCCTCCGCCATCGTCCCGACCGGCATGGCCTGATAGGTTCGCCCGGTCTGGATGGCGCGGCTGATCAGGTCAATCGTCGCGTCAGGATTGGCGAGTAGTCGTTGCAGCACGACTTCCGCTTTCGTGCTATCCGCTTCGTCGAGGTAAGAAAAGACGTCGGCCGCGAGCGGCTGATTCGCAGGCTGGGGCTCAGCAGACCAGACCGGCTCGCCCGCTGCGGCAAGGCAACACCAGACCAGCAGGGAACACACGTACTGAGCCGCTTGCCTGATAGTAAAAAGATTCCTCATCGCTCTACAATTACGGTAGCGGTCTTCAGGATAAGGTCGAGCCAAGAACCACCGCAGGATGCTCAAAAAGGCCGCCCAGCAAGGCCGCAGCAAGCGAAGAGGCGAGGCGTACTCTGTGTGGTACGTGGAGCCTCTGAGCGCGGCGAGAACGCCGCTGACGGACTTTTTCAGCATCCTGCTATACGTCGCCTTCGACCACGACATCCGTCCCGAGCACCCTGGTGCGCATCTGTCTCAATTTCCAGGCATCGGCCAGCCGACGAGGCCCCGCTCCCCCGATCACGCCTTTCGATGCGGCCCCGCCCAACAGGGTCGGCGCGACATACAGTTGAACATGATGCACCAGCTTGGCCTTGAAGAACGCTTCGTTCAACTCTCCGCCTCCCTCGACCATGACCGAGGCCATCCCGCGTTTTCCCAGCGCCGCAATCAGATGTTTCAGCGACACATGGCCACCGCGACTCGGCAACTGCAGCACTTCGATCCCCTGTCGTTCGAGGGCCCGACATCGGGCTTGTGAGGCAGCCTTCGTCGTGGCGATGATCGTCTTCGAACGAGACTGTTGCGTGAGGATTTTAGCTGAGCGCGCGATACGCAAAGAACTATCGACCACGATCCTCGTCGGCTGGGTCGCGGCCAGAGCCGTCAGACCGGGCGCGTTGCGCGCCGTCAAGGACGGGTTATCTTTCTGTACCGTCCCGATGCCCACAATCACGGCGTCCATCGCACTACGCAGACGATGAACCTCCTGCCGCGATGACAGCCCCGTAATCCACTGGGACTCGCCACGCGCGGTTGCGATCTGTCCATCCAGGGTCATCCCCGCCTTGAGCGTCACGTAAGGCCGCTCGTTGACGATCCAATGACAATAGGCCCGATTGAGCGCCTCCGCATCCTTCCGCGCAACCCCGACCGTGACGGCCAATCCGGCTCGGCGCAGTTGCGCGAGGCCGTTCCCACTGACCGCCGGATTGGGGTCGCGCATGGCGACCACAACGCGATGCACGCCGGATTGAATCACCGCCGGCACGCAAGGTGGAGTGCGTTTCTTCAGATGGCTGCAGGGTTCGAGGGTCACGTAGAGCGTCGCTCCGCGCGCCAGAAATCCGGCTTGGCGAAGCGCGAGTACTTCCGCATGGGGTTGGCCGGCTGCGTGGTGATAGGCTTGCCCGACGATGCGGCCCTTGGAGACGACGATCGCCCCAACCATCGGGTTAGGGCTGGTTTTGCCTTGGCCCTTCGCCGCAAGGCGAAGAGCCAACGTCATATAGTGGAGATCTCGTGTCCGGTCCGTCACCGTTTCTTGCGGCTGGCTGAAGGCTTCTTGGGCGCCGGCTTGGCCCGCTTCACAGATTTCGGAGACTTCGAGGCCTTCGAGACCTTCGCGGATTTCACCGTCTTGACACGCGCCGCCACGGGTTTCTTGGATGCCACCGGCTTCGCGTCTGCTTGGGCGAGTGCCGCCTGAGCGGCAGCCAACCGAGCAATCGCCACGCGGAACGGCGAACAGCTCACATAGTCCAACCCCAGCTGATTGCAAAATTCGACGGAGCTCGGATCGCCGCCGTGTTCGCCGCAAATCCCCAGCTTGATCCCGGGTCGCGACTTGCGCCCGCCGGCAATCGCGGTTTTCATCAACGATCCGACGCCTTCACGATCGAGCGTGGCAAACGGATCCGCATCCATGATCTTCACGGTGCGATAGTGGTCGATGAACTTCGCGGCGTCGTCACGGGAAAATCCGAAGGTCGTCTGGGTGAGATCGTTCGTGCCGAAGGAGAAGAACTCGGCTTCTTCCGCGATCCGTTCAGCGGTCACGGCAGCGCGGGGCAATTCGATCATCGTCCCGACGAGGTACGAGAGCTTCACGCCGTACCGTTTCATGGTCTCCTGCGCGACTTCGCGAATGAGATCCTTCTGCGACTTCATTTCCGCCACCATGCCCACCAGCGGAATCATGATTTCCGGCACGATCTTCTTGCCTTCCTTCGCCAGCTCACAGGCCGCCTCGATAATGGCGCGCGCCTGCATGCGCGTGATCTCCGGCATCGTAATGCCCAGCCGGCAGCCGCGCAGTCCCAGCATCGGATTGAATTCATGCAGCTCCTCGACGCGGGCCAGCAACCGGCGCTGTTCCTCCAGCTTCACTCCGTCCTTGCCGGTCAACTCCAGCTGGGCGATTTCCACCATCAGCTCTTCGCGCTTCGGCAAAAACTCGTGCAGCGGCGGATCGAGCAAGCGAATGGTGACGGGGAATCCCTCCATCTCACGATAGAGTCCGATGAAGTCTTGCTTCTGCAGCGGCAACAACTGCTCCAGATACTTTTCCCGATCTTCTTTCGTCCGGGCCAGAATCATTTTTTGCATGATCGGAATACGGTCTTCCGCGAAGAACATGTGTTCCGTACGGCAGAGCCCGATCCCTTCGGCGCCGAACCCCCTGGCGATCTTGGCCTGATCCGGCACATCGGCATTCGCCCGCACCTTCATCGTCCGCACGCTGTCCGCCCAGGAGAGGATGGTCGCGAAGAGCTGATACTTCTGCGACTGCTTCGCATCCAGCTTCCCCTGCACCACTTGAATGATCTCGGATTCCATGACGGGAATATCGCCGTCATACACATTGCCGGTGGACCCGTTCACAGACAGATAGTCGCCCTCACGGAACACTTTCGAGCCGATCCGCACCGATTGATTGTCGATGACTTCGACCGCTTCGCAGCCGGCCACGCACACTTTGCCCATCTGCCTCGCGACGACCGCCGCATGGGAGGTCATCCCGCCGCGCGCGGTCACGAAGCCGGTGGCGGCATTCATGCCATGAATATCGTCGGGGCTGGTTTCATCGCGGACCAGAACAACCCGTTGCCCGGACGCCTTCATTTCCACGGCGCGATCCGGCGTCAACGCGATCTTTCCCGCCGCCGCTCCGGGCCCGGCCGGCAGTCCCTTGCCCAGCGGTGTTGAACCAGCTTCAGACTGGGTATCGAAGATCGGATAGAGATACTGCGAAAGCTGATCCGGACCGACACGCTGCACCGCCTCGCGCTTGGTGATCAACCCTTCTTTGACCATTTCGACGGCGATCCGCACGGCAGAGATGCCGGTCCGTTTCCCGACACGCGTTTGCAACATGTAGAGCTTGCCCTCCTGGATCGTAAACTCCAGGTCGAGCATGTCGCGGTAATGTTTCTCGAGGCGCTTGTAAGTATGTTCCAGCTCTTTGTAGGCGGGAGGCACGGTCCGGCCCAACTCCGTGACCGGCAGCGGCGTCCGGATGCCGGCCACCACATCTTCGCCCTGCGCGTTCATCAGACACTCACCGAAGAACTTCCGCTCACCTGTATTGGGGTCGCGGGTAAAGGCCACGCCGGTGCCGCTGGTGTCGCCCATGTTCCCGAACACCATGGCCACGACATTGATCGCCGTGCCCCAGTGATCCGGAATCCCGTTCAGCCGGCGGTAGGTGATGGCACGCGCGCCGTTCCAGGATGAGAACACGGCATCGATCGCCAGCTTCAGCTGCTCATTCGGGTCGTCCGGGAACCCTTTGCCAGTCTCTTCCTTGACCAGCGACTTGAAGCGTTCCACGAGATCGCGTAAGGCGCGCGCATCGAGCTGAGTCTCGTGCTTCACGCCCATTTCTTCTTTCTTGTGATTCAGAATGGCTTCGAAATGCTCGCGCGGCACTCCCATGACGATACTGCCGAACATCGTGATGAACCGGCGATAGCTGTCCTGCGCGAATCGTTCGTTCTTCGTCTTGGCGGCGAGACCTTCGACCGTCTTCAGCGTCAGGCCGACGTTGAGGACGGTGTCCATCATCCCCGGCATCGACGCGCGCGCACCGGACCGCACGGAGACCAACAACGGCCGTTCCGGATCGCCGAATCCCATCCCCATCGACCGTTCCACCCGCTTGAGTGACGCCAACGCCGTCTCCCACATCCCGGGCGGATACTTCTTCCCCAGCTTGTAGTACTCCACGCAGGCTTCTGTCGTAATGGTGAATCCGGGCGGCACGGAGATGCCCAGGTTGGTCATCTCGGCCAGACCCGCGCCTTTGCCGCCCAGCAACTCCTTCATGTTGGACGTGCCTTCTGCCTTGCCGTCTCCGAAGTAGTACACGTATTTCTTTGCCACGCCTGCTCTCCTTTGCGATCGACCACTGAACCTAGACGACTGGTCTGCCTGCAGCCAATTCAAGTTGATGCCGATACCGATTGACCAGATACCGCCGCGTCAACATCCCGAAGACGATGACCGCCGCGACAAATCCGACAAATCCCACGAGGCGAAAATCAGCCTTGATGCCATGATCCACGTAATAGCGCCCATCAGAACCCTGCCGTACTTTGGTGTTTTTGTCCAGCACATGAGGCTTGCCTGTCGGATCCGAGAGATTGATCCATTCGGAGCAGAG
The sequence above is drawn from the Nitrospira sp. genome and encodes:
- the ribD gene encoding bifunctional diaminohydroxyphosphoribosylaminopyrimidine deaminase/5-amino-6-(5-phosphoribosylamino)uracil reductase RibD, whose amino-acid sequence is MTLALRLAAKGQGKTSPNPMVGAIVVSKGRIVGQAYHHAAGQPHAEVLALRQAGFLARGATLYVTLEPCSHLKKRTPPCVPAVIQSGVHRVVVAMRDPNPAVSGNGLAQLRRAGLAVTVGVARKDAEALNRAYCHWIVNERPYVTLKAGMTLDGQIATARGESQWITGLSSRQEVHRLRSAMDAVIVGIGTVQKDNPSLTARNAPGLTALAATQPTRIVVDSSLRIARSAKILTQQSRSKTIIATTKAASQARCRALERQGIEVLQLPSRGGHVSLKHLIAALGKRGMASVMVEGGGELNEAFFKAKLVHHVQLYVAPTLLGGAASKGVIGGAGPRRLADAWKLRQMRTRVLGTDVVVEGDV
- a CDS encoding MFS transporter is translated as MTSSRSFLLICTVGIFCFISYNMVRMPVLALFAEHLGAGPERIGLIVSVSTLTGVLLKLPSGALSDIYGRKFLLRIGVVAFGLPPFLYLFITDLNSLTILRFVHGLATAIFAPSALATVAELYRERRGAALGTYTACTQSGALLGPFIGGYLAHVAGFDFAFVTAGVCGCIAIVLFYSMHLDVATPRVQQKGMRPLLAEMWKGFVIVARNRKVLITSATDGAKMIANGALMAFLPLYGLTVGLNPGEVGLLFSVQAGTSFFSKPIMGRVSDRVGRQPLIIIGLLICAATFVCMPHVSIFAGLLLLSAGFGFGEAVVSSSSSAFVADSSEFKTLGAGMGMQGTIGDIGHASGPLLAGILIANMSYAGAFTIIASLQVAAAGVFWLTMRNR
- a CDS encoding type II toxin-antitoxin system RelE/ParE family toxin gives rise to the protein MIRSFRSKATESLFADEDVPSFHAFERIARRKLLLLHRAKSLDDLRVPPGNRLEALRGNRKGQYSIRINDQWRICFVWAQGDARDVEIVDYH
- the ppdK gene encoding pyruvate, phosphate dikinase is translated as MAKKYVYYFGDGKAEGTSNMKELLGGKGAGLAEMTNLGISVPPGFTITTEACVEYYKLGKKYPPGMWETALASLKRVERSMGMGFGDPERPLLVSVRSGARASMPGMMDTVLNVGLTLKTVEGLAAKTKNERFAQDSYRRFITMFGSIVMGVPREHFEAILNHKKEEMGVKHETQLDARALRDLVERFKSLVKEETGKGFPDDPNEQLKLAIDAVFSSWNGARAITYRRLNGIPDHWGTAINVVAMVFGNMGDTSGTGVAFTRDPNTGERKFFGECLMNAQGEDVVAGIRTPLPVTELGRTVPPAYKELEHTYKRLEKHYRDMLDLEFTIQEGKLYMLQTRVGKRTGISAVRIAVEMVKEGLITKREAVQRVGPDQLSQYLYPIFDTQSEAGSTPLGKGLPAGPGAAAGKIALTPDRAVEMKASGQRVVLVRDETSPDDIHGMNAATGFVTARGGMTSHAAVVARQMGKVCVAGCEAVEVIDNQSVRIGSKVFREGDYLSVNGSTGNVYDGDIPVMESEIIQVVQGKLDAKQSQKYQLFATILSWADSVRTMKVRANADVPDQAKIARGFGAEGIGLCRTEHMFFAEDRIPIMQKMILARTKEDREKYLEQLLPLQKQDFIGLYREMEGFPVTIRLLDPPLHEFLPKREELMVEIAQLELTGKDGVKLEEQRRLLARVEELHEFNPMLGLRGCRLGITMPEITRMQARAIIEAACELAKEGKKIVPEIMIPLVGMVAEMKSQKDLIREVAQETMKRYGVKLSYLVGTMIELPRAAVTAERIAEEAEFFSFGTNDLTQTTFGFSRDDAAKFIDHYRTVKIMDADPFATLDREGVGSLMKTAIAGGRKSRPGIKLGICGEHGGDPSSVEFCNQLGLDYVSCSPFRVAIARLAAAQAALAQADAKPVASKKPVAARVKTVKSAKVSKASKSPKSVKRAKPAPKKPSASRKKR
- a CDS encoding IPT/TIG domain-containing protein; amino-acid sequence: MRNRSLLGRVFLCAVLGLGMALSAPSYSAEPEKPTAKSKPSAATKATAKKVTATSTKYQSAETAGKATACFGIAPSIEKVSPDEGKAGDKVTITGTNFGNSDCLRSISFGPGHAATFKIESDSKISATVPSGGRKGLAMLTVTTASGEVSKTFLVK
- a CDS encoding HigA family addiction module antitoxin; translated protein: MARKRLLEPIHPGEILFEEFMKPMDISINRLAREIHVSPGRISAIVNGKRAITADTALRLSRYLGTSSDLWIGLQGEFDLRVAKRTIGPEIERHIQQYVA
- a CDS encoding riboflavin synthase, which produces MFTGIVEEMGAVISLEKTLAGTRMTLLASTVMSDLKIGDSVSVNGICLTAISKSDSSFTVEVSPETLSVTTLGLLTAGTPVNLERAMKLSERIGGHLVAGHVDGVGTIRSRQQDGNAVIFTIEAPPDILRYCVVKGSITVDGISLTINEVSNHGFSIAIIPHTAKVTTLGLKQVNDPVNLESDLIGKYVERLLQERGQVAPKPTPVIDKDYLQKRGLI
- a CDS encoding prolyl oligopeptidase family serine peptidase, with the translated sequence MRNLFTIRQAAQYVCSLLVWCCLAAAGEPVWSAEPQPANQPLAADVFSYLDEADSTKAEVVLQRLLANPDATIDLISRAIQTGRTYQAMPVGTMAEERIAVRERTYHYALSVPLTYQPSKGYGLVVCLHGAGFSGEAYLERWQNRLGDDYILVCPTYPSGAWFTRQAEDLVLAVIERVQAQYHVDPDRVFLTGMSNGGIGTWLIGMHHAQRFAGLAPMASGLDGVLMPFLANLRSTPVYIIHGAKDQVMPVELSRTISRELAAIGYPHIYREHEREHPMAGGHFFPREELPDLVTWMNAQHRNPLPTALTVVREASHFQPFGWVRIDATDPIAAFADDLVSKRDELTRKKRYARLDASVTASNRIEVEAGLVQRYTLFLNDQLVDVSKPVTVVTNKQVSFEGMVTPSVETLLRQARARKDPRQLFTVQLPIQVSKPAP